In the genome of Roseovarius sp. Pro17, the window CAGGCTTGATCAGGTTGGCGGCGTCCATTGCGCCATCGCCCTTGCCCGCACCAATCAGCGTGTGCATTTCGTCGATAAAGAGGATGATTTCGCCCGCAGCCGAGGTCACTTCGTTCAGAACGGATTTCAGACGTTCTTCGAACTCGCCACGGTATTTTGCACCGGCAATCAGCGCGCCCATGTCGAGGCTAAGCAAGCGCTTGTTTGCAAGGCTTTCGGGCACGTCACCGTTGACGATACGCAGGGCGAGGCCCTCGGCAATCGCGGTTTTACCCACGCCCGGTTCTCCGATCAGAACGGGGTTGTTCTTGGTGCGGCGCGACAGCACCTGCATGGCGCGGCGAATTTCATCGTCGCGGCCGATAATGGGGTCAATCTTGCCCTCTTCAGCGGCGGCGGTCAGGTCAGTCGCGTATTTTTCCAGCGCCTCATAGGTATCCTCGGCACTCGCCGAGTCGGCAGTGCGGCCCTTGCGAATGTCGTTGATCGCCTCGTTCAGCGTTTGGGCTGACACGTCGCCCGCCTCCAGCGCCTCCTTGGCGGGGGATTTCACCATTGCAAGTGCCTGCAACAGCCGCTCAACCGGGACAAAACTGTCCTTTGCCTTGGTCGCCAGCTTTTCAGCCTCGGCCAGAACCTTGCCGGTCTGTTGGTCCATATAGGTCTGGCCCGCGTCGCCCTGTACCTGCGGAATCTTGGCCACCGCGGCCTCAAGAGCCTGCACCACACGCGCCGGATCACCGCCCGAGCGGCGTATCAGATTGGCGGCCAGGCCCTCGCCATCGTCCATCAATGCCTTCAGCAGATGTTCGGGCGTCAGGCGCTGGTGGCTTTCGCGCATCGCGATCGTCTGGGCCGCCTGAATAAAGCCACGCGAGCGTTCTGTGAACTTGTTCAAGTCCATGGGTATTCTCCTTGTCACAGCGAAATCCCGGTGGCGCACCCTCATGGAGGCATGCACCGGTGGGAACCTTGGGTTGTATTTGGGCAACAGCGCGGCGCGCTTCAAGGTATCCAAGGACGAAAAAGCACCTTTGGTAAACTTTTCGTAACCTGTGATGAAACCGTAACACGCCTTCCTAAGTTAAGCTATGAGAGGCAAGTTATCCACAGCCCCTCATCGGCCAAAAAGAGCCGGTGCAACGAAGGAGCAGTCCAATGAAGATCGAGAAAGTTCAGTTCGACAGCGTGCGTTACAACCCTGAAATCGGCGCGTTCGAGACCTTGGTGAAAATCCACGATCACGGGCAGACATTCTCATATCCCGCGCAGGTGAAGGCACCATTGCACGCGGAATACAGCATCATCGCGCGCGGCCTCTCGCAGGCAGCCCGCAATGCGCATAAAAACGCATCCGGCAAGACACGCCTGCATCACGCCACACCGAGCAAGTCGGTTGTTGCCGATGCCAGTCAGAAAAACTTGCTGAACCGTCTGCTGGGCAGTGCAGCGGCCTAAAATGCACGACGTAGCGCGGTTGACGCGAGGGTGTCGCACCGTATGAAGGGCGCGACACCCCGGACCGGAGCCGCGCCAATGCAACCATTCCCCGACAACCGCCTGATCGTCGCCCTCGACGTGCCCGACGCCCTGTCGGGCCTTGCACTGGCCGAGCGGATCGGCCCCCAAGTCGGGTTTTACAAGATCGGGCTTGGCATGTTGACCGGTGGCGGCCTTGCCCTTGCCAACGAATTAAAGACCGAGCACGGCAAGCGCATTTTTATGGACCTAAAGCTGTTTGATATCGGCGCCACAGTCGAGGCGGCGGTGCGTGGACTGGCGCAGTTTGATCTGGATTTTTTGACAGTGCACGGCGATCCACATGTCGTGCGCGCCGCCGCCGAAGGCGCGTCTGGCCAGCTCACGAAAATCCTCGCCGTCACGATCCTGACATCGCTGGACCGCGCCGATCTGGATGCTGGCCTGATCGAACCCGGCGATATTCCCGATTTGGTCTGCATCCGCGCCGCGCGCGCCTTTGAGGCGGGCGCAGATGGCGTCATCGCCTCGCCGCAGGAGGCCGCGCTGATCCGCACCCTGCCCGAGGCCGAGGGCCGCTTGATCGTCACACCCGGCGTGCGCCCTGATGGTAGCCCCCTTGGTGATCAAAAAAGGGTGGCAACACCGGCGCAGGCCATAGCGGACGGTGCCGATCATATCGTCGTGGGCCGGCCAATCTGGGCCGCCGACGATCCAGCGGCGGCAGCAGCAGATATTCTGGCAAGCCTGCCTTGATGGGCCAAGGCCGCGCCGGAATAGACTTCCTGCCTTCGGCTGGGATATTTTTAGCCACAAGATGCGGCGGTAAAATCCCCTGTCTTGTGATATGCGGTAAAGGGCCATGCCAGCATTCTGCCGCGACTGCCTAACCGAAAACGACCCCGCACAGCGCCGCTGCGTCGCCTGCGGTCGACCGCGCGTCGTGGCGCATCCCGAACTATATGATCTGGGCATTGCCCACATGGATTGTGACGCCTTTTATGCCAGCGTGGAAAAGCGCGACGATCCCAGCCTTGAGGGCAAGCCGGTCGTCATCGGTGGCGGGCGACGCGGCGTTGTGTCGACGGCCTGCTATGTGGCGCGGATACGCGGAGTGCGTTCGGCGATGCCGATGTTTCAGGCGCTCAAACTTTGCCCCGATGCTGTCGTGATAAAACCACGGATGGAAGTCTATGCCGCCGTCTCGCGCCAGATCCGCGCCATGATGGAGGATCTGACGCCCGCTATCGAGCCTCTATCGCTGGACGAGGCGTTTCTGGACCTGCGCGGCACTGCCCGACTGCACGGTGCGCCGCCCGCCGTGATGCTGGCGCGACTGGTGCAACGGATGCGCGCTGAGCTGGGCGTGACAGGCTCGATCGGGCTCAGCCATAACAAGTTTCTGGCCAAGATCGCGTCAGACCTGGACAAGCCGCGCGGCTTTTCCGTGATCGGAGAGGCCGAGACAGCCGCATTCCTTGAGGGCCAGCCCGTGCGCCTGATATGGGGCGTCGGTCAGGCGGCCCAGGCATCACTGGAGGCGGCGGGCATCCGCACGTTCTCTGACCTTTTGCGGTGGGAGCGCACGGATTTGCACGCCCGCTTTGGCGCGATGGGCGATCGGCTCTGGCACCTTGCACGCGGGCAGGATCACCGACGCGTGGATGCGCGCGCGCCGGTCAAGTCGATCTCGAACGAGACGACCTTTCACGACGATACCGGTAATCTGGACATTCTCGACGGCCATATCTGGCGGCTTGCCGAAAAGGTGTCGGACCGGGCCAAGGCACGGCAATTGGCCGGACGCGTGGTGACGCTGAAGCTGAAGCGATCCAATCACAGCAGCCTGACACGCCGCCAATCACTGCGCGATGCCAGCCAGATGGCTGACACGATCTATCGCACAGCGCGCGCGCTGATGGATGGCGCAGCAGGCGAGGCGCCCTTTCGGCTGATCGGTGTGGGTCTGTCGGATTTGGTGGACGAGAGCGGCGCAGATTTGTCGGGCGACCTGCTGGATCCCGGTGCCGTTCGACGTAGCGAGGCCGAGCGCGCGCGCGACGAGATCCGGCGCAAGTTTGGCGACAGCGCCATCCTGAAGGGGCGCGCGCTGCGCTAGGCGCTACTCGGCGGCGAGTGGCATCCGCGCCGGGCGACCTATATCGGCCAGCTCAGCGATTACACCGGTCATCAGCGCCTGAAACGCAGCGAAATCCGCGCTGGGCTGGATCTTCTTTTCATTCATGTAAAGCGCGCGGTCAATTTCGACCTGCACGGCATGACGACCGCGCGGTGGCCGCCCGTAGGTTTGCGTAATATATGCACCTGCAAAGGGGGTGTTGCGCACCACGCAGAGGCCCGCGCGGGTAAATGCGGCCTCGATCCGCTCCGTAACGTCGCGACTGGCGGACGCCCCAAAACGGTCGCCCAGCACCACGTCAGGTCGACGCGCACCGGGGCGCACGGTGCCATCCAGCGCCTCATGCGGCATTGAATGGCAGTCGATCAGGATCGCACGGCCAAAGTCCTTATGCGCGCGGTCCATTTCGCCGATCAATGCGGCATGGTAGGGCCGCCAATAGAGGTCGATCCGCCTGCGCGCCTCGGGCAGACTCATCTTGCCGTCATATATCGCGCGCCCGCCCGCAACGACGCGGGGTATGACACCCAGACCCGATGCGACGCGGGGGTTGTGGCCCGCATGGCGCACACCGTGGATCAGGGCCGGATCCAGCTCATCCGCGCTACGATTAAGATCGACGAACGCGCGCGGCATCCCAGCCAGCAGCAGCGGCGCACCATGCTGCGGCGCAGTGCCAAAGAGCTGATCGATGAACGCGTCCTCGGAACTGCGCATCGCCAGCGCATCCGGCAGTGCCTGCGCAAGGAACCACGCAGGATAATCGCACGCGCTATGGGGCGACGCAAAGACGACGCTGGTTTCGCGCCGTATGGGGGCGCGTAGATGATAGGCGGCGTTGGGCATGGCGGCTCCGGGCATGATAGGCCATGATAGACAGAACTTTCATACGATCAAAAGCCCCTTGATCCTTTGACCGACTCCTTTTATAGACCGGCGGACTGGCGCGGACTTTCGCGCCCCTATCTTGTGTGGGGCGTGGAGTAAGCGACGGTATTCATGGGTGATTAGCTCAGTGGTAGAGCACTTCGTTGACATCGAAGGGGTCACAAGTTCGAACCTTGTATCGCCCACCATGAATTCACTGGCTCCTTTCGGGGGCCGCCCGCAACCTCAGGCGCTGGCCCGCGCCGCACAGACAGGAGATGAACGATGAAAGTTCGCAACTCGCTCCGCTCGCTTAAGAACCGGCACCGGGATTGCCGCGTCGTGCGCCGCAAAGGCCGCGTTTACGTGATCAACAAAACCCAGCGCCGCTTTAAGGCCCGTCAGGGCTAAGCAGGCACTGCCGCAATGCGGTTAAGAAATTGAACCCCGTCTCATATCCGAGGCGGGGTTTTTTCGTGGTGCATCATCCTCTTGCCCGCGCGGGTCAAAACGCTTTAGCTGACTCGACAGGCAAAAAAGGGGCCACCCATGACCGCTCA includes:
- the pyrF gene encoding orotidine-5'-phosphate decarboxylase, which encodes MQPFPDNRLIVALDVPDALSGLALAERIGPQVGFYKIGLGMLTGGGLALANELKTEHGKRIFMDLKLFDIGATVEAAVRGLAQFDLDFLTVHGDPHVVRAAAEGASGQLTKILAVTILTSLDRADLDAGLIEPGDIPDLVCIRAARAFEAGADGVIASPQEAALIRTLPEAEGRLIVTPGVRPDGSPLGDQKRVATPAQAIADGADHIVVGRPIWAADDPAAAAADILASLP
- a CDS encoding DNA polymerase IV, which translates into the protein MPAFCRDCLTENDPAQRRCVACGRPRVVAHPELYDLGIAHMDCDAFYASVEKRDDPSLEGKPVVIGGGRRGVVSTACYVARIRGVRSAMPMFQALKLCPDAVVIKPRMEVYAAVSRQIRAMMEDLTPAIEPLSLDEAFLDLRGTARLHGAPPAVMLARLVQRMRAELGVTGSIGLSHNKFLAKIASDLDKPRGFSVIGEAETAAFLEGQPVRLIWGVGQAAQASLEAAGIRTFSDLLRWERTDLHARFGAMGDRLWHLARGQDHRRVDARAPVKSISNETTFHDDTGNLDILDGHIWRLAEKVSDRAKARQLAGRVVTLKLKRSNHSSLTRRQSLRDASQMADTIYRTARALMDGAAGEAPFRLIGVGLSDLVDESGADLSGDLLDPGAVRRSEAERARDEIRRKFGDSAILKGRALR
- a CDS encoding N-formylglutamate amidohydrolase, which translates into the protein MPNAAYHLRAPIRRETSVVFASPHSACDYPAWFLAQALPDALAMRSSEDAFIDQLFGTAPQHGAPLLLAGMPRAFVDLNRSADELDPALIHGVRHAGHNPRVASGLGVIPRVVAGGRAIYDGKMSLPEARRRIDLYWRPYHAALIGEMDRAHKDFGRAILIDCHSMPHEALDGTVRPGARRPDVVLGDRFGASASRDVTERIEAAFTRAGLCVVRNTPFAGAYITQTYGRPPRGRHAVQVEIDRALYMNEKKIQPSADFAAFQALMTGVIAELADIGRPARMPLAAE
- the ykgO gene encoding type B 50S ribosomal protein L36; the encoded protein is MKVRNSLRSLKNRHRDCRVVRRKGRVYVINKTQRRFKARQG